TCCGAAAGGCGGAAATGTCTCGGTCACGGTGCAGGACGATCAGGATAAGGTGTATGTGAAAGTGAAGGATAACGGGATGGGGATCAGCCAGGAAGAGCTCCCCCGCATCTTTGAACGTTTTTACCGGGTGGATAAAGCGAGAAGCCGGAATTCAGGTGGAACCGGTTTGGGCTTGGCGATTGTCAAGCACATCATCGAAGCCCATGAAGGTGATATTGAAGTGGAAAGTGAACTTGAAAAAGGAACGACTTTCACTGTCACATTGAATAAAATTGCTTCAACCATCTCTCATGGTGGAAATCAAGGAAAACCTTAGTCGTTTTTCACCTTATTTACATTGTTTTTACAATCACTTTAAATTCAATTAACAATGGGGTGTTACGATACTAAGTGAAACCCCTTCATCCAAGGTGTTACGAAAAGACGAGAACCAACCCCGTTCTCGTCTTTTCGCTTTTTATTTTTGAAAACGTTTTCTTGAACTACTTTGTCATCTTACCTTAATATTATTGAAACCTTTTTGTCTTACGTCCGTATATCTTAGTAAGCAGAAAATAAGATATAGAGATGGAAAAGGGAGGGTGCATATGAGCTTGAAGCGTGTTTATACTCTGGCAGGAATGGTTCTCGCAGCCATTATCCTGATTGTTGTCCTACTGACATCCTGGTATACCGTTGACGAATCAGAACAGGCACTGGTGTTGACGTTCGGGGATGCAGGGGAACCGGTTGTGGAGCCTGGACTGCATTTCAAGATGCCTTGGCCGGTGCAGTCAGTGGAAGTGCTGTCGAAAGAAACCTTCAGTCTTCAATTTGGATATGAAGAAAAAGACGGGAAAATCAAGGACTTTCCAAAAGAAACAAAAATGATTACGGGAGATGAATACATTGTGCTTGCCGACCTTGTGGTGCAATGGAAAATCACGGATCCTGAAGCCTATTTATTCAACTCGGATAAGCCGAAAGAAATCCTGTATGATGCGACTTCTTCTTCACTAAGGAGTATTATCGGAAGCTCATTGATCGATGATGCCTTAACGTCCGGGAAAGCCGAAATCGAGGCAGATGTAAGGGATTTATTGACGGAGTTGATCGATGATTATGATATTGGGATCTCCATTCTTGC
The DNA window shown above is from Rossellomorea vietnamensis and carries:
- the hflK gene encoding FtsH protease activity modulator HflK: MSLKRVYTLAGMVLAAIILIVVLLTSWYTVDESEQALVLTFGDAGEPVVEPGLHFKMPWPVQSVEVLSKETFSLQFGYEEKDGKIKDFPKETKMITGDEYIVLADLVVQWKITDPEAYLFNSDKPKEILYDATSSSLRSIIGSSLIDDALTSGKAEIEADVRDLLTELIDDYDIGISILAVKLQDVELPNAEVRSAFTAVTDARETMNTKINEAKKYRNQRTNEAKGEKDAIISRAKGDKIARVEQARGDVAVFDKLYNEYKSNPEITRKRLVLETLENVLPDAEIYIMKDSGETLKYFPIRQMENQNPPAKQEGSDENE